CAACCTGCTGATAGCTGAATACAACAAGCTGCTCTTGCCCCTGGCCCTCACGAGCACGCAGCTAGCTTTCTTGAAGGAAACGTTGCTACCCGGCCTGCCCGATTTTGAGTGGACGGTGGAGTGGAACGCCTACCTAGCTACGCCTACGAATACGGCCAAGAAGAATGCCGTGCTGACCAAGTTGCAGGCCATGCTCCGCGCCATGATGGGCCTAGCTGAATACCACCTTAGCTGAAGAGTACCTGCGTGACCGAGTAGCTGAGCCAGAGTGTTCACGGCTTTCGCTACTCGCTTATCCTCTTACTCAGTTACTCACCTACTCAGTTCCCTAGAAATGAAACGCAGAGATTTTCTTCAGACGGCAGCAGCGGCGGCAGTGATGCCCGCCATGATGGGCGGCTTCCCGCTGGGGGCATACGGCTACTCACCAGAACTCTACGAACTAACGGGCGGCGCCACACAAACCGACCGAGTTTTGGTCTTAATTCAGCTCAATGGTGGCAACGACGGGCTGAACATGATTATCCCCCTCGACCAGTATTCGGCGTTAATGCATGCGCGCGGCGATATCGCTATTGCGGAAAACGAGGTATTGCGCCTAACAGCCGCTACGGGCATCCATCCAGCGATGGCGGCTATCAAGAATATGTATGCTAACGGCCAGATTGGGGTGGTGCAAAGCGTGGGCTACCCGAACCCAAACTTCAGCCACTTCCGCGCCACCGACATCTGGACCTCCGGTTCCGATTCCAACGTGACCATCACCTCCGGGTGGGCCGGGCGCTATCTGGATGGCGAATACCCTAGCTTCCCGACGGGCTACCCCAATGCCCAGACGCCCGACCCGCTGGCCATCAGCATTGGGTCGGTGGTGAGCAACTGCGTGCAAGGGCCTACGGTGAACATGGGCATGGCCATTGCCAGCACTTCGTCGTTCTACCAGCTGCTTTCGGGTGGCGTCGATACGGCGCCCAACACTCCGGCAGGCCACGAACTAACATTTATCCGGCAAGTGGTGCAGCAAACGCAGGTGTATACCACCAGCATCAAAACAGCCGCCAGCAAAGCCAAAAATCTGTCGCCGCTGTACCCAACGGCCGGGCAAAACACCTTAGCCGACCAGCTCAAGATTGTAGCCCAGCTCGTAGCAGGCGGGCTCCAAACACGGGTGTACGTGTGCAACCTAGGTGGCTTCGATACGCACGCCACGCAGGTACCAACCACCGGTAGCAATTCTACTGGTACGCACGCTACCCTGCTTGGTAGAATAGCGCAGGCACTCGAAGCTTTTCAGGATGACTTGCGCCTTCTGCGAGTGCAGGACCGCGTGGTGGGCATGACGTTCTCGGAGTTTGGGCGGCGCATCAAATCTAACTCCAGCAAGGGAACCGACCACGGTGCCGCGGCGCCGCTTATCGTGTTCGGCACTAGCGTCAACCCTATTATCCACGGCACTAATCCGGTGCTTCCTGACACAGCGGGCGTCAACGACAATGTGCCGATGCAATTCGATTTCCGCAGCATTTACGCCAGTATTTTGAAAGACTGGTTTGCCGTGCCGCAGAACGTCTTGAATGCCTTGCTACCTTCCGGCACTGGGCAATTTCCTTATGTGCCCGTGCTGCGCCCGGGCGTTGTGACCGGCACGGCCTCGGCCGCTGATTTGAGTGTTGCGGGTTTTAGCGTTTACCCCAACCCGGCGCGTACGCACGCAACCATTACGTTCGAATCGGGCGGTGGGCACGTGCAGGTGCTGGTGTTCGATATGGTGGGGCGGGAAGTACTTCGCGTGGTAGATCGTGCGTTGCCGAAGGGTCAGCAGCACCTACCCCTCGACGTCAGTCAGCTCGCAGCGGGCTCCTATTATTGTCACGTGCAGGAAGGCAGCCGGACTAACTCCCGGCTAGTGGCGGTGCAGTAAGACGATACGTATTCTTCTCACAGGAGCTAGGTTGACCTAGCTCCTGTGAGAACCTATATCCCTTGCTACAGAGCCCTTTTTGTAATGGTTGAGCCTGGAATTCCATTTCATTATTTCGGGGTTTCATACCCAACCGGCACGTCACTTCTGCGTACATGGGTTTCGGTGGTCGGCCAGACCGACTGCTGTTTTCAACCATCTGTCAATAAGCTCCGCTATGGAAAGCCAAATCGAACAACAGCTAGAAAAGATTTTACCTGAAGACATTGCTCGTACTTTTGAAAGCGCCTACCATGTCATTTTTCAGGGCGATTACGACAAAGTAGATGACTTGCTAAAAAATGGTGGCACACTGCTCAAAAAGGCAGCCCAGCGCTACACCACGACGCAACTTATCCTCGGCATTGCAGGATTAGCTGCCGTTGCGATAGTAGTGGCCAAAAAAGCCATTGAAGCCGCCGATGATGATTCTGCTTCGTCTGCTGCTCCCGTAGCCGACAAGAAATAGTTGCATTTTCAAGGTAAAAGCAAAGGCCTTCCACAGCATGTGGGAGGCCTTTGCTTTTAGTAACATTTCAGCTTCGCAGTTACCTGCCTTGATACTAGCGCATGTTAATTTTGAATTATTTAACTAATTTTTATAATACATTCTAATACGCTTTTGCTATACTTGGTATGACTATTTGTTCTTGTTCAACGAGCACAAGCACTGCATGAAGAAAACGACCATTCTCTTGCTGTTGGCTGCCGCAACTGTAGCGCCAACCACTATGTATAGCTCTCCCAATTCCTATCGAGTTGCCGCAAAAAGTCAGCAACTAAAGCGTAAGAAGCATAAGCAAGTCCGCCAAACCTACCAGCGTATCGTGCGCGGGCAGTGGCTGGCTGACCGAGACTAACCGGGCCGCAGAAAAAGTTAGCTTAAGCAGCGGGCTCTAGCACCGCTGCCGTGTTGTTGGCAGGCGAGTTAATCAACGTTGTAATCGCATATTCCTTCATCGCCTCTGTTGGATACGGTAGCAGCAGTTCTTGATGAGCAGCAGCCGGCACTCCATCATCGAGCCAAGCTAGCTCCGCTTGGCGGTCGGGCAGGATAACGGGCATACGGTTATGCAGCCGCGCCATCAGGTCGTTGGGTTCGGTAGTAATGATAGTGAACGTGGGAATCACTTCACCCGTGGTACGATCGGCCCACTCATCCCAGAGTCCCGCGAAAGCAAACGGCTGTTCATCACGCAACAGAATTCGGTGGGGCGTTTTGGGCGTTTTCGTCTTCGCCTCCGTTTGCTGCCATTCATAGAAGCTGTCGGCCAATACCAGACAACGGCGGCGCTGTAGCAACTGTCGAAACGACGGTTTTTCCGGCAACGTCTCGGCGCGTGCGTTGATGGGCTTAGGCGCCGCTTTCACGTCTTTCACCCAGCTTGGCAACAAGCCCCACTGCAACAGCTGAATACGACCGGGCTCCGTGTTCGTAATCACAGGTAAGCGCTGTGAAGGCGCCGCGTTATAGTTAGCAGGGGTTGGCTCCGTAAAACTTGCGTCGAAGCGCTCTTCAATAAAGGGAGCAGGCGAAATAAACGTGTAGCGGCCGCACATAAGCACAAGAAAAGCGGAGCTAGGCTCCGGTGGAAAAAGTCTAGTGAATTTACGCGGCAGCTAGCATAGAGTTCAGCTAACACGCCTAGCTCCTCGACAAGTTGCTAGGTGCCAGCTATTGTAAACAAAAAGCCGCCCTTCCTCTATGGAAGGGCGGCTTTCAACCAAAACCTTGCTATCAGGTAGCTAGCTTAGTTACGTACCAAAGGCAGCGTTACGTTGGTAGCACCGCCGCGTACCCGCACTATGTACGAGCCTTGACGTAGGTCTTGCACGTCGAAGACATGCTCCTGGGCACCAGCTAGCTTCTGCTCACGCACCACTCGCCCAGTGATATCCAACATCTGGATGGCGTAGTCGCCGGGAGCTAGCTCGGTTAGGTCGAGCGTGGCGCTACCCGCCGAGGGGTTTGGGTACAAGCTGATCGACGTTTTGGCCGTTGCGAACTGCACGGTTTCCACGTTGCTGTATTTGCTGTCACCGTCCGTATCTACTTGCCGCAGACGATAATACACTGTTCTCGCTCCCAGGCGGGCGGCTCGTACGTCGCGGTGGGCATACGCTGAAGCAGCGCTAGTTGTCCCCTTGCCTTGTACCTGCCCCACCTTGCTGAAGTTTGCTCCATCCGTTGAGCGTTCTACTTCAAAGTGGTCGTTGTCTTTCTCCGAAGCCGTAGCCCAGTTTAGTTGAGCATCTTCGCGGTCGGCGCGGGCGCTAAAAGCGGTAAGCTCTACGGGCAGCGGTGCTCCTACTTTCGCGAGCATGCTAGCCGTGTTGTTGCTTGGCGTTGGGTCCGGAGTGGTCGACGCCGACGTGGCCTCCGTGGTGAGCGTCTGCGAAAGTGTCACTGGCACGAAGAACGAAACCGAGTTGGTTACCGGCGCAGCCCCACTAGCGAGTGAGTTAATAGCTGGAAAGGTAACCTGACCCGTAAGTGGGTTGTACGTTCCGTCGTTGCTTATTTCTTTGATGCGGCCACGTGGCATTGCAATAGGCAACTGCATGGTAGGCTGCACGTTGGTAGCAGGCAAAGACCCACTGTTCGACGTCGACATAGAGTACGTGACCAGCGAATTTGTTTGCACTACTGACGGTCCACTCATCGTAGTAGCTACGTCGGCGCCCTGCACCGTCACGCTGATGTTGGCAGGGCTAGATGTATAGCTAGCACCCAGAATAGACTGCATGGTGTAGGGTACTTCCACAACGCCCGCGAACGTACCGCTCGGCTTGAACGTCACTATCCCCGCTGAATTGACGCTGAACGTTCCCTTTCCCGCTACAGCAACGCTACTCTGAATACCATCTCTGTTCGGATCTAGGTCGACGGTGGCCGGATCGATGCTGCTGCCTTGGGCTTCGTCGTTGCTTAGTACATCAATTGTAATCGGGTTGCTGTTGTATGTGGTCGTGGCTACGTCGTTGTTGGCGTAAGGCACACGCACAATATTCAGGTTCCGAATTTCGTGAATGTTCGTCAGGCTACCTGTCGAGCCGGCAAAACCTAGACGCAACCGATCGGGGGGCGTGTTCACCGTGAAATTCTCCACAGCCGTGCGCACCTGGTTGCCATGCTGAATACGCACGGTAATCTTATAGGTCTGGTTGGGCGCCGTACCACTGGCCACCACGTCGATGAAAGCACGCCGGTAGTCAGCCGAACCCGGCTGAGCGCGCGAAGTGCCTACGGCCAGCGGAAAACCTAGCGCATCAGAGCCGGTTCCTGTCAAATAAGGATAATCGGTGGTGGAAGAGCCGTTGCCAGCGCCGCGGATGGACACTGCGTTCGGGAATGTGGTATTATCCTTCGTGTTGTTGTAGCCTCCTACTCGGCCTTCCGAACCGTTAGCGTAGTTACCGTATTCATCGATACCGATGCCGATGTAGCCTTTAGAAACTCCATCGGCAATGGGCGTAATGTTACGTTGTGCGTACCCCAGAGCACCACCCGTTGAACCAATGCGGAATCCAGTGCTCGGCTGATCGGCATCTACTAAGAATACGCTAAAGCCGTCGGCTCCATTGCCACCGTAAGAGAAGAACTCAAAGGAAATGGTGAAACCTGCTGCCGACGAAAAACCGATTTTGTCGATTACATAACCGGCTTGAAAAGTGGAAGCATCCGTCAGGCGTAGATAACCTTGTCCGTTGATGTCGTTGCCGAGGGTGCTAGTACCGGTCAACCGCGCGGTGCCACCAAAGTCAAAGTTGGACGCTGTGTTTCCTTTGAAGGTTTCATTTCGCGGAAAACCAGCGGGTGTTGATTGCGCCAAGGCTGGC
This Hymenobacter sp. GOD-10R DNA region includes the following protein-coding sequences:
- a CDS encoding DUF1501 domain-containing protein, which encodes MKRRDFLQTAAAAAVMPAMMGGFPLGAYGYSPELYELTGGATQTDRVLVLIQLNGGNDGLNMIIPLDQYSALMHARGDIAIAENEVLRLTAATGIHPAMAAIKNMYANGQIGVVQSVGYPNPNFSHFRATDIWTSGSDSNVTITSGWAGRYLDGEYPSFPTGYPNAQTPDPLAISIGSVVSNCVQGPTVNMGMAIASTSSFYQLLSGGVDTAPNTPAGHELTFIRQVVQQTQVYTTSIKTAASKAKNLSPLYPTAGQNTLADQLKIVAQLVAGGLQTRVYVCNLGGFDTHATQVPTTGSNSTGTHATLLGRIAQALEAFQDDLRLLRVQDRVVGMTFSEFGRRIKSNSSKGTDHGAAAPLIVFGTSVNPIIHGTNPVLPDTAGVNDNVPMQFDFRSIYASILKDWFAVPQNVLNALLPSGTGQFPYVPVLRPGVVTGTASAADLSVAGFSVYPNPARTHATITFESGGGHVQVLVFDMVGREVLRVVDRALPKGQQHLPLDVSQLAAGSYYCHVQEGSRTNSRLVAVQ
- a CDS encoding SOS response-associated peptidase, with protein sequence MCGRYTFISPAPFIEERFDASFTEPTPANYNAAPSQRLPVITNTEPGRIQLLQWGLLPSWVKDVKAAPKPINARAETLPEKPSFRQLLQRRRCLVLADSFYEWQQTEAKTKTPKTPHRILLRDEQPFAFAGLWDEWADRTTGEVIPTFTIITTEPNDLMARLHNRMPVILPDRQAELAWLDDGVPAAAHQELLLPYPTEAMKEYAITTLINSPANNTAAVLEPAA
- a CDS encoding lectin-like domain-containing protein, which codes for MKTFSTLLSTYSLSHRLRFGLLTLLGSAALTPALAQSTPAGFPRNETFKGNTASNFDFGGTARLTGTSTLGNDINGQGYLRLTDASTFQAGYVIDKIGFSSAAGFTISFEFFSYGGNGADGFSVFLVDADQPSTGFRIGSTGGALGYAQRNITPIADGVSKGYIGIGIDEYGNYANGSEGRVGGYNNTKDNTTFPNAVSIRGAGNGSSTTDYPYLTGTGSDALGFPLAVGTSRAQPGSADYRRAFIDVVASGTAPNQTYKITVRIQHGNQVRTAVENFTVNTPPDRLRLGFAGSTGSLTNIHEIRNLNIVRVPYANNDVATTTYNSNPITIDVLSNDEAQGSSIDPATVDLDPNRDGIQSSVAVAGKGTFSVNSAGIVTFKPSGTFAGVVEVPYTMQSILGASYTSSPANISVTVQGADVATTMSGPSVVQTNSLVTYSMSTSNSGSLPATNVQPTMQLPIAMPRGRIKEISNDGTYNPLTGQVTFPAINSLASGAAPVTNSVSFFVPVTLSQTLTTEATSASTTPDPTPSNNTASMLAKVGAPLPVELTAFSARADREDAQLNWATASEKDNDHFEVERSTDGANFSKVGQVQGKGTTSAASAYAHRDVRAARLGARTVYYRLRQVDTDGDSKYSNVETVQFATAKTSISLYPNPSAGSATLDLTELAPGDYAIQMLDITGRVVREQKLAGAQEHVFDVQDLRQGSYIVRVRGGATNVTLPLVRN